From one Trifolium pratense cultivar HEN17-A07 linkage group LG1, ARS_RC_1.1, whole genome shotgun sequence genomic stretch:
- the LOC123891205 gene encoding LOW QUALITY PROTEIN: cytochrome P450 709B1-like (The sequence of the model RefSeq protein was modified relative to this genomic sequence to represent the inferred CDS: inserted 2 bases in 1 codon), with protein sequence YAGERFVYWYGTEAMICISDVELVKEILSNKFGFYPKRKVRRPSTVTLVGEGLVGREAFKAQTELQLLCANSSSDIFIPGTQCYIYYHPSISFVKPTKSNIEIWKLDREMKESLKCIIESRLNSQSDHCYGDDLLGIMMDTKNGGADELKMNEIMEECKTFFFAGHETTSNWLVWNVFLMSLHKDWQDKLRQEILEFCGMEIPDADMLSKLKMVNMVLVESLRLYCPAIELKRXMKLGNLMIPKGTFIKIPITMIHRSTKYWGEDANEFNPMRFINGISKVANHPNALLTFSVGPRNCISQNFAMLEAKTVMTLILQRFSWSLSRNYEHAPVNNLTLQPQHGLPIIIKPLQL encoded by the exons TATGCAGGGGAGAGATTTGTATATTGGTACGGAACAGAAGCAATGATTTGCATCTCTGATGTAGAGCTGGTGAAAGAgattttatcaaataaatttgGTTTCTATCCAAAACGAAAAGTAAGGCGGCCTTCTACAGTAACACTAGTAGGAGAAGGGTTAGTTGGAAGAGAAGCCTTTAAAGCACAAACAGAGCTTCAATTGCTTTGTGCAAATTCAAGTTCTGACATTTTCATTCCTGGAACACAGTGCTATATATATTATCATCCTTCAATTTCCTTTG TCAAACCTACTAAGTCAAACATTGAGATATGGAAGCTTGATAGGGAAATGAAGGAATCACTAAAATGCATTATTGAAAGTAGGTTGAATTCTCAATCAGATCATTGTTATGGAGATGATCTACTAGGAATAATGATGGATACAAAGAATGGTGGTGCTGATGAATTGAAGATGAATGAAATCATGGAAGAATGCAAGACCTTTTTCTTTGCCGGTCATGAAACCACTTCAAATTGGCTTGTTTGGAATGTCTTTTTGATGAGTTTGCATAAGGATTGGCAAGACAAACTTAGACAAGAGATCTTGGAGTTTTGTGGCATGGAAATTCCTGATGCAGATATGCTATCAAAGTTAAAAATG GTGAATATGGTGTTGGTGGAATCATTAAGGCTGTACTGTCCTGCAATAGAACTCAAAAG CATGAAATTAGGAAATTTGATGATACCAAAAGGAACATTTATCAAAATTCCAATTACAATGATTCACAGAAGTACAAAATACTGGGGTGAAGATGCAAATGAGTTCAATCCAATGAGATTCATAAATGGAATATCTAAGGTTGCAAATCATCCAAATGCTCTACTTACATTTTCAGTAGGTCCAAGAAATTGCATTAGTCAGAATTTTGCCATGTTGGAAGCTAAGACAGTGATGACTTTAATTCTTCAAAGGTTTTCTTGGTCTCTTTCTCGTAACTATGAACATGCACCTGTTAACAACCTCACTTTGCAGCCACAACATGGTCTTCCCATCATTATAAAACCATTGCAGTTATAA